The Oncorhynchus keta strain PuntledgeMale-10-30-2019 chromosome 17, Oket_V2, whole genome shotgun sequence genome has a window encoding:
- the LOC118380239 gene encoding fin bud initiation factor-like, whose product MASIPLVLLLLMSSLALYWAVYTGPLKPEMSNGTFHHFFVPDGDYEDNDDPEQCQMLFKFADRRACGVHHDEDSDSVVREDFIIVKHQIEDAARLLESIGMSISHDLDGEDSYEKFLTGEITQISEAFTSVEKSLLELEVKFKQSQDNDLRGENQLNDFVLKPIYEVKDALRGTTDISLGLRDKHELLSLIVRSQGSRLSRLKADYLNV is encoded by the coding sequence atggcTTCTATTCCACTGGTGCTGCTACTTTTAATGTCTTCTTTGGCGCTTTACTGGGCAGTTTATACCGGACCGTTAAAACCGGAAATGTCCAACGGGACTTTTCATCACTTCTTCGTACCGGACGGAGATTATGAGGATAATGATGACCCCGAGCAATGTCAAATGCTTTTTAAATTCGCAGACCGACGTGCGTGTGGTGTCCATCACGATGAAGACAGCGATTCAGTGGTACGTGAAGACTTTATCATCGTGAAGCACCAAATTGAAGACGCCGCAAGGTTGTTGGAAAGCATCGGCATGAGTATTTCACACGACCTGGACGGAGAGGATAGCTATGAGAAGTTTCTCACCGGGGAGATCACTCAGATCTCTGAGGCTTTTACAAGCGTGGAGAAATCTCTCCTGGAGTTGGAGGTCAAGTttaaacagagtcaagacaacGATCTGAGAGGGGAGAACCAGCTCAATGACTTTGTTCTGAAGCCTATCTATGAAGTTAAGGACGCACTCAGGGGGACAACGGACATTTCATTGGGACTCAGAGATAAACATGAACTGTTGTCTCTCATTGTTCGCAGTCAAGGCTCAAGGTTGAGTCGCCTCAAGGCAGACTATCTCAATGTATAG